The genomic segment ctgtttgattttgatattatattaaaaaaaaatattaatcaagcaGTTTTAACTATTAATCAAGATTTCAAagcataatttatattatttttttagtgcacgtaaacaaacaaaaaagaagaggtCTAACTGGAAATTATAGCAATATTGTTTTATCTGCAATTTTCAAAcgataatattttgaattagaaCTCGTCATCACTGGCTGGCTTCAAGAAAAAATCGTCTCCTGATCGGGATTTCAATAATCCCAACGTGTTTGACCAAGAGCAGTAGTGGGATATGAGAATACTAAAGGCATTGGTCATCGTCCAATGAGGACCGGTTGTGGTGGCTCTCGTCTCCGGGAATTAACTTGAAGAACAGATCTGACTTTAGGAATGAAGGTCCCGTCAAATATCTTCAGCAGTGGAGCAAATACGCAGAAGCAGAAGTCAGAACAGGTACCGTGCCTGCCTTTAATAATTGCGAGGAAGCCATCGACCATTTTTCCAAAGGTCAGCCATGCTAGGaagctgctttttttttaattaaatatattcttatCTCAGTGCATACGGTTTTGTATCCATACCATGCGCTCTGTGGAATGCCACCTAAAATAACCATCACTTGAATGGATATAAAATggtttataaatgtttttaatatacgTTAATttgcactattttttttaaaatatatatatcttttaatttagtttacgTGATAGACCCACTGGTCAACAATCTCGCtctcttaattataattttgagcATTAATGCAAAGTCAAGCATCATTTTCCAGTCAATATAAGTTTGTATAACTCCCCGTCGCCTACCCCAGATCCTCTTTAAACGGCCTAATTAGCCCAAACTTAACGAGGGGATTACAATAAAATCACGAATTGTGATTACCACGAATTATAATATTAACTgggattaatattaaaatctttgTTAATGGAAGAGATTGTGATTTAATCAAGAGTCTTTACCATTAAATAAATAGCATGGAAACAATTCATAGATGAAACTCTTGCGGTAATTCCTAGtctaaccaaataaaatatctgttaataaatgaaaaataaaattttaatatttggaataaaaaaattatcctgatTTTGATCTTACCTAGTTGTAACGTGATTATCCAAAATCCTCATCGCAATATTATTATCAGTTCTCTTCCATTCAAATTTTTCCTTgcagtaaaaaattataaaaggaaaattatagTAATTACAATTAACtaaccaaattaacataataaaaaaaatatttaaattaatacgaACCTTAAACCTTGAAAATCATGTATCAATCTACGGTTTTCACTTAGGATGTCTGGAAACctaactccattgaaataataaaattttcatcgacgatttaaaagctgattttattgttcttgcagcctcaatgtttgtaaacctgaaattGCATTCGTtaaacaaaattatcttttaaaaaattatcaaacatgTCATTGTAAAAGCAGGAAAatcatttttacattaaaaaggCCGTCCTTCCATTTAACCTCGTACTTACAGGTAAAAAGATCTTGTTGTGAAGGGACCTTTTCTCGACGTTGCAATATCGCACTCGACGACTCAACGTTATGAGTCGATGGTTATGCCTTATGTGCTTATTCTTGGTTGACACCTAATGATTTGTGGTCGTTAGCATTattgctagaagaactagcagtAATCTTGTTCTCATGACGTGCAATAGACTTTCCTCGTGGCATATACACAaattaacagttaaaaaaattaaatgacttctattttaaaaaaactcgatAGCACCTTACTTATATGGTAGGCTACCTGGAATTTTTAAACTTACAAATACACAACATATATGCCATaaactagttgattttattcaatttcttccaactaattagaataattcaattttgGATAAAATTCTCATTTTCTAAGTCGTAATatatttaatcttaaattaacaaaaaatcaaaataatgattaaaactAATCCTACacattaaattgaaattgaacaacaaaatttaaaacaaaaactaaaattcttgaaaataatgaaaaaaatttaaataacaattaaaattgaacacggaattgaacaaaaataatgacaaaaaaaattaaaaaaagcacaaataaagaaaaaaaagaatgaaaagttCTTACCTTTATGGCCTGCTTAGTGTCGGTTGAGaattaaaccaaaaagaaaaaaataaattaaaagggattgttaaaaaaaacctgaaaatagaaaaataaggagaaaaataaaggaagacAGCATACCTTATGATTAGAAGAGAAGATGATGCTTGATTTTGGCCCGGGTCGTGAACAAAAATaagagtgaagaagaagagagaaaaatagagagaggatgaaagaagaagaatgaagaagaagaagccttGTCTGATGTGCTCGTGGACTTTTATATTAGGTATTACCGACATAATTTCCAatagaatattaaatattaatatttttaaaaattttatcagtGATTTCGTCTgtgaagtaaaaataaaattttcaattaacacaaaaaatttcagaaatccctctaaatattaccgatgaatTTTCATTCCATCATTAAAGAGTGAACGATCAACAATCAGAAAGAGCATTAATTACCAACGCCTTAGAATTCACATTCCATCAGGGAACGTGTACCACAGTCAGAAAAAGCATTAATAGTCAGTGAGTTGAAATTCTCATTGCATCAGTGATTTCGTAAGTAAAAACGTATTAATTATCACCACCTTGAGAAGTGAACAGTGCCTTAAGAAGTAAACAGTTCTCATCGTCACTAAAATTACCGATAAAAATATTCTGTCAGTATATCCATGTGTAATTAACATAATGAACAATATTAAGAAAAGGAGAGCAATTCTCTTCACCACTAGaatataccgacagaaatattctgTCATTATTTTCATGTGTAATTAACACCATGAATAGTGCTAGTGAAAAGGGAAACAATCCCCTTCGCCTCTAGAATATACCAATGGTCACATTCTATCAGTATATCCATTGGTGTAAAACAGTGTCTGATGCTAGATTATATTTGTATTCATATCTATCCATcatgcaaatatttaaattcacaATTGCATGTATAACACAGTAACGCCtattcacatcaaaataataaaataaatatttccttgtcattcaataatatattaacatcATTGTCATTACATTGAAGTGAATTTCgtccataaatattaaattagcaCTCCTTCACAATTGATAAAACTAGTATATGAAGTACAACCATGAATGGTTAACAAGAAAtatgtaatgaaattaagtatcatgagatataagaataattaaatagtaCTTAAATGTGTTTTGAACCATGtgaaaaattattcatcttgtaattgaaagatttgaaaTTCAGTCAGTTGTAGTTTTGGGACAATAAATATTGACGATGTTGTTTACGAGAAGTTCAACAATGTATcagtttataatattataagtgataaattgttaaaaaagaatGACATGTTAAGTAGTATACTTACTAAATAAAAGGTCTCAATTTATCGCAattaaataacacataattGTATGCTTGTCTGAattctatttcagacaaatatattcccctcataatattttttaatacggGTCATTCAAGAtgggagaatattgacaagttttcaattgaagaaattttCCCACCATCATCATACCTTGAGACActgttgatttttgttcttagtaGAAGCttaaaatagtacaagataaatgttaagatctcttcaacaatataggcctcacatatcaaaacttcaaaatgcatcttattttttacttttcttttaaggtTGAATAAGTATTTGCATGGAATTAAAcgaatgttttgaattttacttGCAATGTATATGTAATCCTTAACCTCTTGAATGGatacatttatttatattgGATTGGGCCTCTAACTTTTGCCCCAAACGATAAATGTATGGGTAAATGCTCCATCAAGTCGAAAAATAATGGAgaaaatatcatctcaagtttgcatattgtctagataatattcgtttcaagcctctcCATATGTTATGTCTATAACTTGTTGGAgtatatatctctaaagaaataaCTGATCACCATGAGTACATCTCATATCCCCATTGGCAATAAATCCCGGTAAGCTAAtgaaatgagtgtttgcataaacacgtagTAGTCATGACTTtttattccatacaatctgcaatcCTTTAAATTCACCAACCTTGATATATTTAAGGCAAGTCCATCAGGAAAACACAGATTTTTAAGTCATTGATAGATAAGTAATTGTGCATTCTTGTCTAAGACGAAGTTGGCTTTGGGTTTTGCAACTCATGACCcaacataaaccaactccatgtTTTTACGGTGACAAAACAAAGTTATATCCATTTCAGTCTTGATATTGTCCTTTGTCTTTCCCTTCGTGTCTATAActgtgttgaaaatattctcaaacatgttcttttttatgtgcATAATATCAAAGTTAtagcggagaagattggtcttccaataagaaaactctaaaaaaatacttcgtttaacccaattatgggtcaaaccaaaatcaGAAAACTTTTCTTACtggattgaaaaccaaacacaatgtcattgTACTCCCGAAACCATGCCAAACAATTCCTTACCCAAAAGAAGCGACGATGCAACATTTCTTTCAACCCTGCCAATAAAgaactcttttttgttttttctgtacTTGTGATCCATTGGCAAGAATCGCTAGTAATagtaaaaaatgatgttttattgttgtttgttaatgtgaatgctttgttattttttataaaatatgaatatgCTTGTTTTTCATGCATGCTCCAACCAAAAACCTTATCATAAgtaagaaaatcattgatagtccacatcaaagctgtcTTCAtcagaaaattatattttctcgatacatcataagtcaaagccccATATAATCACAACTGTTTCAACTCATTAATCAACGGTTGAatacaaacatctatattccgatCTGGACCGTTAGGATCAGGTATAActgtaaataaaaacatgaactccggccgcATACACATCCCTAGTAGCAAGTTGTAAACCATAAATATTACTAGCTAACAAGAATAAAGAGTAACAAATGACCCAAATAGATTGAATCCGTCTGGACATAATCCAAGATGCATGTTTCTTGATTCCACTAAAAACTAGGGATGCATACTGTAAAGTATTTTCAGGCTTCACCATCAAAAGGGTGCATCATCACTCCATCCaccgcatcatgtgattggtgtcatgtcatGTACTTAATAatctttggtgacatgaataacctctgtagtctaggtgtgattggaaagtatctaagttttttttgtgtgctcCACGAGTccttcccctgccagttctggGTTGATAACGAGAATGCTCACATGTTCTACACCCGATCGACTCTGCATTTTCAAGGCAGTATAATATGCagaagtttggacacatgttaattttttggtattttagacCGAGATGTTTCATCATAGACTTAGCAGCATAGAAATTCTCTTTCATCTTATTTCTTTTAGGTAAAATGTTTCTTGCCtattctataattttatcataatcaacctcactcaacccatgatcCGACTTGATGGTGAATACCTATGCAATGAtcaataatttactgtgatttttGCAACTAtctcataatggttcgtcagaaactttcaaaagataaaaaaactggTCGTGTCTGtattaggttcttcatctatgattggacattgattgacaccttgattcattctcattacattcataaccatattcctataaggattatTGTTGTCATCTACAACTCCATACACATtgttagcactagaagttgactcaATTATCCTCTCTACCATGGTATAGTGAGAAACATATGGTTTCATGTATACATACCAACACATGAACTCTTTTTGTAAAAactgcatcgttacaacatttggatcaataaaatattttattcttatatttcttACATGAACATCTAATGttgcctccactaatatttctcggattagatagtgtgtaattaataaaaccctaaacctcattacaataattcatcctcCACAACCCCTgaggtgaatctcgatacatcaatgaatgatcatccattacttatatcaaacatatttaaataatgatgacaacatgtatcatttaattacattaactaaacaaatttgtaaaaatatttatttagctcaatcttattcaatctattttaatagttctcttaattcattatcaattatatatctatattaattcaattttttacacatttattgaaaattaaaactcaacaataaaattgacaaaatataaaaatgaactcgttaaataaaatattatttatttcattataaaaccccaaagtaaaaaatttgacataagtttcattaatttatgagcaaatataattttacaaaatctaaaacaaaccataacatgtacaaatcataaatccatacaacaaaattatatgagaaaaaactataaaacaagtaaacactcaaacaaaatacatatactaaaaaaatatgcaaaaaaaaatttaacatttaaaaattatgttcaaataaaaaaaaaggtagatttGTTTACTTAATGTGAataatcctcaataaaatttgaatcaaaacaTGAATGCTGACAAATCGAGTATTATGGTGGTCAGATTTATTGTGGGAGGTTGATTTGTGTTGAGATTGAGGGGGTGGTTGTTTGCAAAAACaaatgtataaaaaagaaagagaaataaggTAGAGGGAGAGGAGGGTCAATCAtcaggtcataaattaaatattactaatGAAATTACTGACTAAATTATTATGTCGAGCATTCCCTCAATCATTCTATTTGTAAAAAGTATCACGTCACCATATGATTTGCCTTTTTGAATCCAATTGTAATATCGCTTGTAATTTCATCGGTATATGccgagggaatattttcgtCAGTATATTTAGAGATGAACTTTACCCTTGGGTTTATTCTGTCGGTTAAGCCACGGTAAATGTTACACATCATtgtatttttctatctttttttattttttttcttttccactgTAATTCTTTCAGTATATACCGACAAAATATTTCTATCAGTGCTTACTGAAGGATATAACGATGAAAAATTCTGTTAGTAAAATTCACCGCACTATACTAATGaaaaaatttcatcggtaattcttTTTGTATTCACCAAATTTCTGATAATGTTATTCTAAGAttcctgttaaaaaaaaaaaaccattgtgcTTGTCCCAAGCTTCACAAAACAAAGGAAACCAGTTTCAattgagaaaaactaaaaacaaaaggcaaggaCTATTATTTTATGGTACTTTTCAATCCGATTCACAAAATATTGATTCTATGCTCACATTTAACACAACATCCTTATCATAActatacaataattttttaatgattaaatttatAAGTTTCATATTAAAGTAACATTAAATAAGGCACATaagtattatattaaatttaattgattgcttgtacgaaaaataaaaaacaaaaaaggatgaCCGGAGaataagcaaaaagaaaaggggggaaACACTCCACTTATCAAACACATTTGGAGTCAACTCAAATGGCGGGGGAAGAACGTAGTCTCTGAAATGACAAAtgatgagaaagagagagaggcgGCTATATGTCACCacactctttctttttctaatgtTATATGCTTATaacattattttctaataaaaacaaataaagcacAACTCCTACTTCTATTCTATTTCctcctttttaaaaaagaaaaaagaaaaagaaaaagaagtcatAGTACAACAGTTTTGAATTGGTCGTAGCTTATGACTTGGGTTGTATTTAAGGCTCCTCCTTGTTCATTCTCTCCACTCAACTCTTTACTTCAGTTTCCTACATCAATTAACTACAGAAAGAGAAGAATCAAGCTAAAAACTTAGCAAGATGTGGGCAATTGGATTGGTTGTTGTAGCCTTGGTGGTGATATACTATACTCATATGATTTTCAAATGGAGAAGCCCAAAAATTGAAGGAGTTCTCCCTCCAGGTTCCATGGGCTGGCCCCTCATTGGAGAAACTCTCCAGTTCATCATTCCTGGAAAATCTCTGGACCTTCATCCATTCGTCAAGAAAAGGATGCAAAAGTAATATGCTGGCTACCATAGTTtgcgaggaaaaaaaaaagaaaaacagagcatcttatttcataattaaatcatatatacTTGCCTGCTTTATTCCCTACTAACAAATTCATATTAATCTCCCTGTTTCAGGTATGGACCGATCTTTAAAACCAGCTTGGTTGGAAGGCCTATCATTGTGTCCACTGACTATGAAATGAACAAGTACATCTTGCAACACGAAGGAACCTTGGTTGAGCTATGGTATTTGGATTCCTTTGCCAAATTCTTCGCTCTGGAGGGTGAAACCAGGGTGAACGCTATCGGTACAGTTCACAAATACTTGAGAAGCATAACTTTGAACCACTTTGGTGTCGAGAGCCTTAAAGAATCATTGCTTCCTAAAATCGAAGACATGCTTCACACCAACTTGGCAAAGTGGGCTTCTCAGGGACCTGTTGACGTCAAACAAGTTATCTCTGTCGTGAGTGCACTATTTATTTTCAGTGCTTGATACACTGGTATTGATGAACATTTTCTCACGTGTCTTCTCAACCCTAACCTGCCTTTTCTTGCTGTagatggttttcaattttactgCAAACAAAATATTTGGTTATGATGCCGAGAACTCAAAAGAGAAGCTCAGTGAGAATTACACGAAGATCTTGAACAGTTTCATCTCCTTGCCTTTGAATATTCCTGGAACTTCGTTCCACAAGTGCATGCAGGTAAACAGAGGAGTCCCTGAACCTTGAGATTTGCTCATATTTGGTAATCACTGCTCAGGAATGACCATTCAGTAACATAACTTTCTATTGATTCAGGACCGAGAGAAGATGTTGAAAATGCTCAAGAATACACTGATGGAGAGGCTCAACGACCCATCAAAGCGTCGGGGagattttcttgatcaagccATTGATGATATGAAGACTGAGAAGTTCTTGACGGAGGATTTCATCCCCCAGCTCATGTTCGGGATCTTGTTTGCCAGCTTTGAATCCATGTCAACCACCCTAACTCTTACATTCAAGTTTCTTACAGAGAACCCTCGAGTAGTTGAGGAATTGAGAGTACGTATACATACCCTAATAGCATCGAATtttaagctttcaatttgaagatGCCACCACTCTATTCACACCATATGTCCCGCGCTAATTGTGTAATTTAATCGATCAGGCTGAGCATGAGGCAATTGTGAAGAGAAGGGAAAATCCGAACTCCCGCCTCACATGGGAGGAGTACCGATCAATGACTTTCACACAAATGGTTAGTCTCCACATTCTAAAAAATGTCCTTTTGTATTACAACTTTCCAATAACAtctctttcccttttccttttttctctttttgcgGTAATAAGATAATCTTATGTTCTTATGAAATGTGACCAATCATTCACAGGTTGTCAACGAAACGCTTAGAATTTCCAACATCCCACCTGGTTTGTTCCGAAAGGCACTGAAAGATTTCCAAGTCAAAGGTACACTACCAATTCTGGATTTAAAATCTCTACGGTTTACTTCTTCGaaattgttcaatttaattgatCGTCTGCGAAATTTCCAGGATACACTGTTCCAGCTGGTTGGACAGTAATGCTCGTTACCCCTGCTACTCAGTTGAACCCTGATACCTTCAAGGATCCAGTCACATTCAATCCATGGCGCTGGCAGGTGGGAGATTTTACTGTTACAAAACCTTAGGGTGGATTAAATTCGATTCactgtcatcatcatcatatatgCGTGCCATTAATTCTTTGACGGCTGCTTTTTATTGATAcatgttggttttttaattCTCTACAGGAACTTGACCAAGTTACCATCTCCAAGAATTTCATGCCATTTGGTGGCGGCACGAGACAATGTGCCGGGGCAGAGTACAGCAAGCTGGTCTTGTCGACTTTTCTTCATATCCTGGTCACCGATTACAggtagagatttgttttttttctcttaatagtCGCCATACTTGAACATTGGATACGGGAAATGTAATTTTATGCCATAATTAGTTGTATTAActctttgaatatatatttttaaataccagCTTTACGAAGATCAGGGGAGGAGACGTCTCTCGGACCCCTATCATTTCATTCGGTGATGGTATCCATATTAAGTTTACAGCCAGAGCATAAATGAAGAAGCTTTCCTTTGTGCTTTCTCACCGGAAAGAGGATATATAGACCTTACCTGGTTTGGTTTATGAAAGTTTGGAGTTTCAGATCTCTTCAGCAGTGGAGCGATTGAGTTGTAGGGTGGTTTCAAGACAATAAGTGTAATGGTTACAACAGCaatttgtaatattatttttttttaaatacagagGTCgtcctttgttttattttattcctttaATAATCAATGGACACCTTCCCATGTGTTTATCCATGTCAATTATCAaaagagtctttttttttacactgaTATTGAAGTCTGCTGTATTAGACATTCAGATTCGCCAGGGGAAAAAAACgaagaaacagaaaacaaaacaaaaaataaaaaatatcagatGATTGATGTCTATTGGTGTGTTTAAGAGTGTagtaacagttattttttaaagtacttttcatttcaaaacacatcaaaataattttattttttaaaaaattatttttgatatagtacatcaatatgatataaaatcataaaaaaatatttatttaaagcaaaaaaaattttaatttttttaaaaaacactctcGAAATACAATGCCAAACTCACCGGAACATGAGCATGCTGGTTATGGGCCCACATTATTTGCTTGAATAACTCTCTAGTTTTTCTTACATATCATGGCAAATATTTTAGATGATAATGATAAGAATTAGTAGATTAATGATAAGAATTATAGGCAAgtcttgcttaaaaaaaaaaagacaatggaAAATATGGGACCACTTTGCATAAATTATAAAGACCATGATTAATTTTAGCTTTGTCCAACTTATTATTTCTgtagaataaataaatagttagaaaaatcaaatattacaaGACAATCTAATTATTCGTTTGGCAATTacttatttttaagattatggAGATATATTACAAGACAATCTAAGAATactctttattgtaattatttttcttaaaaaaaaagcctaagaGCTTGTTTGAACCCcacaaaaaacatataaataatttaattaagatctGTATAAATTGAGGTTTAAtatacttaatataaaataattaagattagttaattttaagatatttaagattattaactttgtaattaaatattagttaattattatatataaaaaaaacaattcaagttagttaattttaaaatatttaatgttatttgttttaatctatctatatatattaacaCTAACATGCTAACGAGATAGAATGCGAGATGGAAGTTGAGatagcaataaaatatttatatttgttgtaTTTCATGTTTAGGAGATTTTTACACATGTTATAGAATCTTAGTTTtccatgaaaaatgaaaaatacaaaaatgattaatttagtACTTCAACAATTAACAAAATCTTTAATCTACATTGAAAATGTGTATTAAGAATCAAAAGACAAAACAGTAGATTTTCGCAACTTTAAAGGCTTGGGAtgaagtatttttgtttttttatatacaatgaaattactattttactctttaattgaaaaaatagaagcTTTTGAAGTGgggtgattttttttcacaGGTTCATTGATCATTCAAAGATTGAAGGGAAATATGTTaatctttttaagtttatttgtacagtaaaaatactattatatcCCAAAGGttaacaaaatttaaacttgTTGACCAAGAGTTTTTATAGTAGGTTATTAATTATAGAATCTATTTAAACATGTTATAGAATCTTAgctatacataaaaaaaatacaaaaatgattaatttagtaagtcaacaattaacaaaaactttaaTTCACGTTGGAAATCTATTATGTGTTTATTGTGGATCAAGAGACAACATAATAGATTTTCACAACTTTAAAGGCTTAGGATGAAgtatttttgcctttttttatacaatgaaattattatttcgctatttaattgaaaaaatagaatcCTTAAATGTGGAgatgttttggttttttcataGGCTCATTGACCATTAAAAGATTGAAGGGAAGCATGTTATTCTTTTTAAGTTCATTTGTACAGTAAAAATACTAATGTACCTCAAAAGTCAACAAAATTCAAACTTGTTGacaaaggatttttttattaggttaacaATTATAGAATCtatttaaatttgttataaaaTCTTAGTTGtacataaataatacaaaaaatgattaatctagtaggtaaacaattaataaaaactttaattcaCGTTGGAGATTTATTATATGTGTATTGTTAATCAAGAGACAACACATTAGATTTTTGCAACTTTAAAGGCCGGGGATGgagtatttttgtctttttatatacaataaaattactattttaccctttgattgaaaaaatgaaaGCCTTGGATGTGGAGGTGTTTTGGTCTTTATCATAGGCGTATTGGTCATTAAAAGATTGAAGGGGAGTATGTTAGTCTTTTTAAGTTATTtgtatagtaaaaatattattgtatctTAAAGGGcaacaaaatttaaacttgttgaccaagggttttttttactttccaaaaactttcaaatagtaaaaatacttttttaccCTAAAGGTTAGAAAATACTTGAGTTGTTGATCAAgggcttttcagtttttttactttttaagctacaataaaaatatgaatttacatttagaaaagataaaagatcaGTTATGCATTTAGgagtattttgatcattttacattggtttatttgttatttccaGGGTAATGGGGGGTGTTTTAgtaattttacaataaaaatactaatgtaCACATATGATGCCACTGGTTGTTCAAACCTGAACTTCTGTCATGTTCTTTAAAGCGCCActacattttctttttcctagtgTGATGCGTGATGGCGGTTAATAGATGTT from the Populus nigra chromosome 1, ddPopNigr1.1, whole genome shotgun sequence genome contains:
- the LOC133691905 gene encoding cucurbitadienol 11-hydroxylase-like; this translates as MWAIGLVVVALVVIYYTHMIFKWRSPKIEGVLPPGSMGWPLIGETLQFIIPGKSLDLHPFVKKRMQKYGPIFKTSLVGRPIIVSTDYEMNKYILQHEGTLVELWYLDSFAKFFALEGETRVNAIGTVHKYLRSITLNHFGVESLKESLLPKIEDMLHTNLAKWASQGPVDVKQVISVMVFNFTANKIFGYDAENSKEKLSENYTKILNSFISLPLNIPGTSFHKCMQDREKMLKMLKNTLMERLNDPSKRRGDFLDQAIDDMKTEKFLTEDFIPQLMFGILFASFESMSTTLTLTFKFLTENPRVVEELRAEHEAIVKRRENPNSRLTWEEYRSMTFTQMVVNETLRISNIPPGLFRKALKDFQVKGYTVPAGWTVMLVTPATQLNPDTFKDPVTFNPWRWQELDQVTISKNFMPFGGGTRQCAGAEYSKLVLSTFLHILVTDYSFTKIRGGDVSRTPIISFGDGIHIKFTARA